A window of Natrinema salaciae genomic DNA:
TGGAGTTCGTACCGGAAGATCCCCTCCGTCCTCGTCAGACACTCGAGGAAGAAGAACCGTTTCAGCAGTCGAGCGATGGTGTTCTCGAACTCGGGCCCGTCCGTCGGGAGGGCTCGTTCGAACCGACCGGCTTCGAGCGCCGGCCGGGAGCCCGGCCGAACGGTCGCCCCGAGAAAAAACGCCAGCGGTGCGGCCCGGTACAGCGACAGTCGATCCGGCGGGACGGTCAGCGTGACGTCGCCGTCGGGGGCGCTGACGGCGTCCGGTATCTCGAGGTCGTCGCCCAGTTCGATCAGCGGCGGGTGGCCGCGCAGCGTCGGCCAGGTTCGTTCCGCCGTGGTCGTCTTCAGGGCCGACGGCAGTGCGGAGACCGCCGCCATCATGGACTCGACATCGGGCGGCGTCGTAATGGTCGCGGCCGGCCGCTCGTGGAGGGAGCGCATGCCGAGTTCGATCGACACCTCCCGATCGAGAGTGATCCGGACGGACGTGACGCCGACGTCGATCGTGCCCGCCACGTCGATCCGGCAGTAGAGTTTGATCGGGCCGCTCAGTCCGATGAACTGCAGTTCGTCGTCGAGTCGGATCGTTTCACCCGTGTCGAAACTCGCGTCGCTCTGTCCGGTCCGATCGTGGATCGTGACCGAGTAGGGCTGGTCGAACACGAGTTCGTCCGTTTCGATCACGCACGTCGTATCGACCGGAAAACAGAACCCGGCGGGTTCGATCTCCTCGGGTGAGACCGGACCCGACGTTTCGACCTGGAGGCGGCGTTGCTCGATCGAGTCGTGCACTTCGAGCCCGGGGGGAGCGGTCGTCTCCGAGAACGTGATCGTCATATCTCACCCGTTATTGAATGCACTCATTCCCCCCACGGTCAAAAAGGATTGTATCCACCGGTCCGGGTCAGGGATCGCCGCCGTCGTCGTTGCCCGGTGCCGCGGTCGTCGTGAGCGCTCTGAACGCGATCGTCGGAAACCGCGCCTCGACGGTGCTCGGCTGGCGGCCGCTCCCGCGTTCGTCGGTCGGCAGCGGCACCCGTTCGATGACGCCACGATCCGCGAGTTCGTACAGGAACCGCTTGACCGTGCCGGCGGTCAGCGACGACCGATCGGCGATCGCGGCCGCGATCTCGCGAATACGGCGACCGCTCGACTCGAGTTCCGCGAGCGCGAGTAACACCTGCTGGCGGGTCTCGGAGAGTGCGAGCGGGCGACCGACGTGGACGCCGGAGTCGGGGACGTCGCGTCGCGCCGCCTCGAGGTGAGCGGGGGCGATGTGGTCCGCGTCGTCCTCGCTCGCGAGCACGGTGGCTCCGAACAGGGCCGCGAGCGCGTCGTGGGCGTTACCGTTCGCCCAGCCGGCGAGCTCGCGAACGACGTCGTGGTCGAGTGCGCCCGCCGCGAGTCCCGTCGACGCGCGGTCGGTCACCACGTCGACGAGTTCGTGATCGCGATAGGCCGGGACGGTGACGGTCGCTCCCTGGTGGTCGTCGGGTTCGCGCTGGCCGACTGCGACGGGGGTGACGCGGTCCGCGACCGGAGCCAGTAGCTCGCGAACGCGGCCAGCGCCGAGCGTCTCGGGTTCGTCGTGGTGATCGATCGCGACGATCGCGCGTCGGTCGGGACGGGCGAGCCTGTCACACAGTCGTTCGCGTAGCTCGTCGGTGCCGACGCCGCTCTTGGGGACCGGATCGCTCGAGATCCCCGAGAGCACGGCCCGGTAGAAGGCGAACGGGCTCTCGACCCGCCGACCGTCGACGGTGACGAACCACGTCACCGGGTCGGTACTGCCGGCCCGCGTCG
This region includes:
- a CDS encoding Cdc6/Cdc18 family protein — translated: MDLQERIARRRSARNGRRVVVDRDHLSPVVHRPEPVGRGPVLEQLLDTLEPVFDGELPPPIAVVGPAGSGTSAIVTAVFGAMNDQFGGSSSAIGTTTRAGSTDPVTWFVTVDGRRVESPFAFYRAVLSGISSDPVPKSGVGTDELRERLCDRLARPDRRAIVAIDHHDEPETLGAGRVRELLAPVADRVTPVAVGQREPDDHQGATVTVPAYRDHELVDVVTDRASTGLAAGALDHDVVRELAGWANGNAHDALAALFGATVLASEDDADHIAPAHLEAARRDVPDSGVHVGRPLALSETRQQVLLALAELESSGRRIREIAAAIADRSSLTAGTVKRFLYELADRGVIERVPLPTDERGSGRQPSTVEARFPTIAFRALTTTAAPGNDDGGDP